The Phaeocystidibacter marisrubri genomic interval ATGTAGCATGATCGGAGGTCGCAAGGCCTTGAAAGTAGCGTTGGTCGGCAACCCCAATACAGGGAAGTCGTCACTTTTTAACGCACTTACAGGCCTAAACCAAAAGGTAAGTAACTACCCTGGTATTACGGTTGAGAAGAAATCGGGTTTTTCCAAACTCGATCAAACATCAATTGCAGAAATCACCGACCTGCCCGGTACCTATAGTTTGCATCCTTCGTCGGTTGACGAAGAAGTGGTACTCCGTACACTGACGGAACCCAATAACCCCGATCGTCCAGATGCGATCGTTGCGGTTGCCGATGCAACCAATCTGAAGAGAAATCTCTACCTCTTTACTCAAATACTCGATTTGGGCTTGCCAACTTTGTTGGTGTTGAACATGGTCGATCAAGTTCGCCGTAAGGGAATTGAGATAGATGTTGAAAAGATTGAACGTGACTTTGGTGTCAAGGTCGTTCTAGTCAATGCTCGAAAAGGAGAGGGAATTGATGTTCTCAAGAAAGAGGTCATCAAATTGGCTCCTGAATTTAGAGCTCCTGTATTTGATGTTCGAGAGAAAGCGCCCAATTATGCAGAGAGTGCACGTCAAGTATTGGGCTTGGATGGTGATTACGCCGCATGGTTAGTCGCTACTCAAATAGAAGATCTGAATTATATCGACAAACTGAAAGTTGAAGAAATTCTTCAGTTGAACTTGAGAACGAAGGTTGACACCAAACGTCTTCGTATTCAAGAGACCATTCAGCGATATAAGATTGTTAATGATATCCTAAAGGAGGCAGTTACTGTCTCTCCAGAGAAAGATAGAAGTTGGACCGGACGCTTGGATCGAATCATCACCCACAAGGTCTATGGGGTGATCATCCTCTTGTTTCTGCTTTTCCTCATTTTTCAGGCCATCTTCTCTTGGGCTGAATTGCCCATGAATTTGATCGATATCATTTTTAGTGAATTGAGCATTTGGGTAAAAGAGACCATGGAGCCAGGTGCACTCACATCCTTGATATCAGATGGAATTATTCCAGGAGTGGCCGGAGTGGTCATTTTCCTTCCTCAGATCTTCATCCTCTTTACTTTTATTACCCTTATGGAAGAGACGGGCTATATGGCTCGTGTGGTATTCCTTATGGATAAATTGATGCGTCGATTTGGATTAAGTGGCAAGAGTGTGGTTCCTCTGATCAGTGGTACAGCCTGTGCTATTCCCGCCATCATGGCTACGCGAAACATCGAGAGTTGGAAAGAGCGATTGATCACCATATTCGTTACTCCTTTTACCACCTGTTCAGCTCGACTACCAGTTTACACTGTATTGATTGGCTTAGTCATACCATCTGAGCGGTATTTTGGAGTGAACCTACAAGGTTTGGTTCTAATGTTTATGTACTTACTCGGGTTTGGAGTGGCATTGGGTTCAGCTTGGTTGATGAGCAAACTCATACCTACGAGAAAGACATCTCAGTTCATTTTGGAAATGCCGGCCTATCGCGTTCCATTGTATAAGAATGTTTTGCTGACCATTTGGGGGAAAGGCAAAGCCTTCGTCACTAATGCTGGTAAAATCATCATCGCCATCAGTATCGTATTGTGGGTGATGGCCAGTAACGGTCCGAATGATCACTTTACAGATGCCGAACAATACGTTCGTACTGAATATGCTCAAGTAGATTTATCTCCAGAAGAGTTTGAAAGCAAGGTAGGCAGTTACCGTTTGGAACATTCCTACATCGGTTACCTTGGTCAGGCTATCGAACCGGGCATTCGCCCTTTGGGTTATGATTGGAAAGTGGGCATTGCGCTGATTAGTTCATTTGCCGCGAGAGAAGTCTTTGTTGGAACCATGGCTACCATCTATAGTGTAGGTAGTGAAGATGAAAAGACCGTCATGGAGTACATGGCGTCAGAGAAGAACAAAACCACAGGTGGACCGTTTTTCACCTTAGCGGTGGGAATGTCACTTTTGATGTTCTACGCTTTTGCGATGCAGTGCATGAGTACATTCGCAATTGTGAAGAAGGAAACCAACAGTTGGAGATGGCCAATCTTCCAAGCCGTATTCATGACAGGCTTTGCATATGTTGTATCTTTAATAACCTATCAAATCTTTAGCTGATGGGCGTACAAGAAATCATCGTAGTATTGATTGTTGGCTGGGCGGTATGGACCCTCGTCAAAATGGCTATCCCTAAAAAGAACAGCAAAGGTTGTTCAACCGGCAGCTGCGGTTGCGAAGTGGATGCTCTGAAAGGGGGCAAGTAACAATCCAGAACAAATACCATTATATATGGGCAAAGTAACACTCATAACCGGTGCCAGTAGAGGTATTGGTTACGCTCTTGCATTGGAGATGCACATGCGCGGCCATCATGTAATCGCTTTAGCTCGATCAGAAGATAAGTTGCAAGCGTTAAAAGCGGAATGCAATGACAATCGTATGGAATGTGCCGTTGTAGATTTAGGTCAGCCTGCACAGGTGGATCAATTCATTTCGGCATTGGTAGATAGAGGCTACACTATTTCTCATATGATTAACAATGCAGGAGCATTGGTCAATAAACCCTTTGGTGAAATATCGGCTTCTGAGCTTCGACATGTATATGAAGTGAATGTATTCTCCGTATTCGAATTGATTCAAAAGGCCATGTCGGTATTTGCGGATGACATTCATGTCGTCAACATATCGAGTATGGGGGGATTTCAGGGGGCGCAAAAGTTTCCAGGGTTATCTGCATACAGTTCGAGCAAGGCTGCGGTGGCTTCTTTAACGGAATGCTTACAGGAAGAATTCGGAGAAAAGGGATGGTCCTTTAATGTATTGTGTCTTGGTGCTGTTCAAACCGAGATGCTGGCAGAAGCCTTCCCAGGCTTCAAAGCGCCGGTAAATCCTAGCGAGATGTCCACCTTTATAGCCGACTTTACCGAGGGTGCGCAAAAATTTATCAGAGGTAAAGTGCTGCCAATCAGTAGCACTACGCCGTGAGGCTAGAATTCCCTCAAAAAAACCTTCCCAAAAGGCTTGCGGGGAAGAAAGACTAGCTTACATTTGCAGCCCTCAACAACGAGGACGTTCATTGAAGGTAGCGCAGATAAAGACTAAAGATCAGCGATGGTTGGAGGTTAAAAAATCGGGAGCTAAGGAGAGAAAAAAAACTTTGAAAAGAGTTTGGATGATAAAGAAAAGTCGTTCTATCTTTGCAGCCCTTTTGCTAGGAAGCGTCAAGCGAAACTAGCGCGTTATTTGAAAGGAAAAAACGGCGAAAAAAACTTGGATAAAGTTTTGGTCAGAATAAAAAGCTGACTTAATTTTGCCGCCGCTAAAAGCTCAAGCGATCACATCAATGAGCGCGTTTTTTGACACTAGCGACGGCGAAAAAAAAACTTCAAAAAAGTTTTGGTCAGAATAAAAACCTGACATACTTTTGCCGCCCCTTCCGACAGCAACGAAGCTGTGAGCCGCGAGGTTGACAAGCAGAAACAACGGAAGCGGGGAATAGATTAAGACAAGAAGTTCTTTAACATATTGCGTACAAAGAAAACAAGGAAAGCCAAGCCCTGAGATACTTTGAGACCTAGAGGCGAAAGCCTAGAGGAAACAGCAAAACAGCATCAAACGCTTTACAATGGAGAGTTTGATCCTGGCTCAGGATGAACGCTAGCGGCAGGCCTAACACATGCAAGTCGAGCGGGATTAATTAGCTTGCTAATTATGAGAGCGGCGCACGGGTGCGTAACGCGTATGCAACCTACCTCAAACAGGGGGATAGCCCGGAGAAATTCGGATTAATACCCCATAGTATTATTGATACACATGTATTAATAATTAAAGATTTATCGGTTTGAGATGGGCATGCGTCCCATTAGCTAGTTGGTGAGGTAACAGCTCACCAAGGCAACGATGGGTAGGGGGCCTGAGAGGGTGGTCCCCCACACTGGTACTGAGACACGGACCAGACTCCTACGGGAGGCAGCAGTGAGGAATATTGGTCAATGGACGCAAGTCTGAACCAGCCATGCCGCGTGCAGGATGACGGCCCTACGGGTTGTAAACTGCTTTTGTATGGGAATAAACACCACTACGTGTAGTGGCTTGAAGGTACCATACGAATAAGGATCGGCTAACTCCGTGCCAGCAGCCGCGGTAATACGGAGGATCCAAGCGTTATCCGGATTCATTGGGTTTAAAGGGTCCGTAGGCGGGTCTTTAAGTCAGAGGTGAAAGCCTACAGCTCAACTGTGGAATTGCCTTTGATACTGGAGATCTTGAGTGTGCGTGAAGTAGGCGGAATAAGTCATGTAGCGGTGAAATGCATAGATATGACTTAGAACACCGATTGCGAAGGCAGCTTACTAAAGCACTACTGACGCTGAGGGACGAAAGCGTGGGGAGCGAACAGGATTAGATACCCTGGTAGTCCACGCCGTAAACGATGATAACTCGCTGTCGGCGATATACGGTCGGCGGCCAAGCGAAAGCGTTAAGTTATCCACCTGGGGAGTACGCCGGCAACGGTGAAACTCAAAGGAATTGACGGGGGCCCGCACAAGCGGTGGAGCATGTGGTTTAATTCGATGATACGCGAGGAACCTTACCAGGGTTTAAATGCAGAGTGACAGACTGGGAAACCGGTTTTTCTTCGGACACTTTGCAAGGTGCTGCATGGTTGTCGTCAGCTCGTGCCGTGAGGTGTTGGGTTAAGTCCCGCAACGAGCGCAACCCCTACCATTAGTTGCCAGCGGTTCGGCCGGGGACTCTAATGGAACTGCCAGCGCAAGCTGAGAGGAAGGTGGGGACGACGTCAAATCATCACGGCCCTTACACCCTGGGCTACACACGTGCTACAATGGTAGAGACAGAGGGCAGCGACTGCGCGAGCAGAAGCGAATCTTCAAACTCTATCTCAGTTCGGATCGTAGTCTGCAACTCGACTACGTGAAGCTGGAATCGCTAGTAATCGCGTATCAGCCATGACGCGGTGAATACGTTCCCGGGCCTTGTACACACCGCCCGTCAAGCCATGGAAGCTGGGGGTGCCTGAAGTCGGTAACCGCAAGGAGCTGCCTAGGGTAAAACCAGTAACTAGGGCTAAGTCGTAACAAGGTAGCCGTACCGGAAGGTGTGGCTGGAACACCTCCTTTCTAGAGAAAAAAGAGAGCTGAAGAATAGGTTCTTTAGGGATGAAAGGATTGAGGAGTTTGGTTTTTCCTTCTTTGTATGTAATAGATAATGAGAAAGGCTTGGACCTTTCCTGGTAGGGGCGTCTACCGTAGAGATATGGGAGATGTCATTTAGCAATGAAAACAGTCCCGTAGCTCAGCTGGTTAGAGCGCTACACTGATAATGTAGAGGTCGGCAGTTCGAGTCTGCCCGGGACTACAAGATACCAGAGAAGGGGGATTAGCTCAGTTGGCTAGAGCGCCTGCTTTGCAAGCAGGAGGTCATCGGTTCGACTCCGATATTCTCCACAGTCTGACTTTATGAATACTTTGAACGCGGTAGCAGTATTGGTGTTTAGGGTAGAGAGTTAGAAAAGTTCTTTGACATATTGAATAGAGCAACAAAAAGAATTTCCGGTTGCAAGATGTATATCGTGTTTTGCAACACCGGAAGAAGAAAGTAGATAAGGGCATACGGCGGATGCCTAGGCTTCTAGAGACGAAGAAGGACGTGATAAGCTGCGAAAAGCTACGGGGAGGTGCACATGACCATTGATCCGTAGATATCCGAATGGGGCAACCCGGCATGTTGAAGACATGTCATCCGAAAGGAGGTTAACCCGGGGAACTGAAACATCTAAGTACCCGGAGGAAGAGAAAACAATAGTGATTCCCTCAGTAGTGGCGAGCGAACGGGGAATAGCCCAAACCGATTTTGTTTCGGCAAGGTCGGGGTTGTAGGACTGCGACGTAAGATGCATAATTAAGCTGAACCTACTGGAAAGTAGGACCATAGGGGGTGATAGTCCCGTAAGCGTAGCGTTATGTTATTTTTAGCAGTATCCTGAGTAGGGCGGGACACGTGAAATCCTGTCTGAATCTGCCAGAACCATCTGGTAAGGCTAAATACTCCTAGAAGACCGATAGTGAACAAGTACCGTGAGGGAAAGGTGAAAAGCACCCTGAATAAGGGAGTGAAATAGTACCTGAAACCGTGTGCCTACAAGCGGTCGGAGCATCCATGAGATGTGACGGCGTGCCTTTTGCATAATGATCCTACGAGTTGCTCCTCACTGGCGAGGTTAAGAATTTTAGGTTCGAAGCCGAAGCGAAAGCGAGTCTGAATAGGGCGTGCAGTCAGTGGGGGCAGACGCGAAACCAAGTGATCTACCCATGGTCAGGTTGAAGCTCTGGTAACACAGAGTGGAGGACCGAACCCGTTGACGTTGAAAAGTCTTGGGATGAACTGTGGGTAGGGGTGAAAGGCTAATCAAACTTGGAAATAGCTCGTACTCCCCGAAATGCATTTAGGTGCAGCCTCGGTATTGAGTGTTATAGAGGTAGAGCTACTGGTTGGATGCGGGGGTTTCATCGCCTACCAAATCCTGTCAAACTCCGAATGCTATAACATGCTTGCCGGGAGTGAGGGCATGGGTGCTAAGGTCCATGTCCGAGAGGGAAAGAACCCAGACCATCTGCTAAGGTCCCCAAATGTATGCTAAGTTGATCAAACGTGGTCAGACTGCATTGACAGCTAGGATGTTGGCTTGGAAGCAGCCATTCATTTAAAGAGTGCGTAACAGCTCACTAGTCGAGCGGTCCGGCGTGGATAATAATCGGGCATAAGCATACTACCGAAGCAATGGATTGTATTTATACAGTGGTAGGGGAGCATTCTATTTGCGCCGAAGGTGTGCTGCGAGGCATGCTGGAGCGGATAGAAAAGAAAATGTAGGAATGAGTAACGATAATGCGGGTGAGAACCCCGCACGCCGATAGACTAAGGTTTCCTCAGCAATGCTAATCAGCTGAGGGTTAGTCGGGACCTAACGCGAACCCGAAGGGGGTAGTGGATGGACAACTGGTTAATATTCCAGTACTTGTATATACTGCGATGGGGTGACGAAGCTGTGACAATCCCGCGATCTGACGGAATAGATCGTTAAAGCGTGTAGATATTGACGATGTAGGCAAATCCGCATTGTTAGTCGAACGTGATAGTACTCCAAGTCTTCGGATGCGGAGATAGTGGATGTAATCGTACTTCCGAGAAAAACCTCTAAGCTTCAGGTATATACAACCCGTACCGTAAACCGACACAGGTAGTCAAGGAGAGAATCCTAAGGCGCTCGAGTGAATCGTGGCTAAGGAACTAGGCAAAATCGCCTCGTAACTTCGGGAGAAGAGGCGCCCCACTCCGGTGGGGCCGCAGTGAATAGGCCCAGGCGACTGTTTATCAAAAACACAGGACTCTGCGAAATCGAAAGATGAAGTATAGGGTCTGACACCTGCCCGGTGCTGGAAGGTTAAGAGGAGATGTTATCTTCGGAGAAGCATTGAATTGAAGCCCCAGTAAACGGCGGCCGTAACTATAACGGTCCTAAGGTAGCGAAATTCCTTGTCGGGTAAGTTCCGACCTGCACGAATGGTGTAACGATCTGGGCACTGTCTCGGCCACGAGCTCGGTGAAATTGTAGTATCGGTGAAGATGCCGATTACCCGCAGCGGGACGAAAAGACCCCGTGAACCTTCACTACAGCTTAGTATTGACTTCGGACAAGTAATGTGTAGGATAGGTGGGAGACTATGAAGCGGCGTCGCTAGGCGTTGTGGAGTCGACGTTGAAATACCACCCTTTACTTGTTTGGAGCCTAACCCCTCACGGGGGACAGTGCTTGGCGGGTAGTTTGACTGGGGTGGTCGCCTCCAAAAGAGTAACGGAGGCTTCTAAAGGTACCCTCAGCACGCTTGGTAACCGTGCGTAGAGTGCAATGGCATAAGGGTGCTTGACTGTGAGACCTACAAGTCGATCAGGTACGAAAGTAGAGCATAGTGATCCGGTGGTTCCGCATGGAAGGGCCATCGCTCAAAGGATAAAAGGTACTCCGGGGATAACAGGCTGATCTCCCCCAAGAGCTCACATCGACGGGGGGGTTTGGCACCTCGATGTCGGCTCGTCACATCCTGGGGCTGGAGAAGGTCCCAAGGGTTGGGCTGTTCGCCCATTAAAGTGGCACGCGAGCTGGGTTCAGAACGTCGCGAGACAGTTCGGTCTCTATCTGCTGTGGGCGTAAGAAATTTGAGGGAATCTGACTTTAGTACGAGAGGACCGAGTTGGACGTACCGCTAGTGTACCTGTTGTGGCGCCAGCTGCACCGCAGGGTAGCTATGTACGGAAGGGATAAGCGCTGAAAGCATATAAGCGCGAAGCCCATCCCGAGATGAGATTTCTCTTAAGGGTCGTTATAGACGATGACGTTGATAGGCTACAGGTGTAAAGGCAGTAATGTCATAGCCGAGTAGTACTAATTACCCGTGAGCTTTTTTCTTCCCGAAAGTCTTTTTGTATGGCTCTATCAATATGTTAAAACATACGGTCTTAACCGACCGACGATTTATGGTGACTATTGCGTTAGGGATCACCTCTTCCCATTCCGAACAGAGTCGTTAAGCCTAACAGCGCCGATGGTACTGGGTTCGCCCCGGGAGAGTAGGTCGTCGCCATCCTTCAAGCCCTGTCAGTTCTGCTGGCAGGGCTTTTTTTTGCGCTGTACTGTACTCTTGCTTATTTCTCCATATCGATAGGGTAATAATTT includes:
- the feoB gene encoding ferrous iron transport protein B; amino-acid sequence: MIGGRKALKVALVGNPNTGKSSLFNALTGLNQKVSNYPGITVEKKSGFSKLDQTSIAEITDLPGTYSLHPSSVDEEVVLRTLTEPNNPDRPDAIVAVADATNLKRNLYLFTQILDLGLPTLLVLNMVDQVRRKGIEIDVEKIERDFGVKVVLVNARKGEGIDVLKKEVIKLAPEFRAPVFDVREKAPNYAESARQVLGLDGDYAAWLVATQIEDLNYIDKLKVEEILQLNLRTKVDTKRLRIQETIQRYKIVNDILKEAVTVSPEKDRSWTGRLDRIITHKVYGVIILLFLLFLIFQAIFSWAELPMNLIDIIFSELSIWVKETMEPGALTSLISDGIIPGVAGVVIFLPQIFILFTFITLMEETGYMARVVFLMDKLMRRFGLSGKSVVPLISGTACAIPAIMATRNIESWKERLITIFVTPFTTCSARLPVYTVLIGLVIPSERYFGVNLQGLVLMFMYLLGFGVALGSAWLMSKLIPTRKTSQFILEMPAYRVPLYKNVLLTIWGKGKAFVTNAGKIIIAISIVLWVMASNGPNDHFTDAEQYVRTEYAQVDLSPEEFESKVGSYRLEHSYIGYLGQAIEPGIRPLGYDWKVGIALISSFAAREVFVGTMATIYSVGSEDEKTVMEYMASEKNKTTGGPFFTLAVGMSLLMFYAFAMQCMSTFAIVKKETNSWRWPIFQAVFMTGFAYVVSLITYQIFS
- a CDS encoding FeoB-associated Cys-rich membrane protein; the protein is MGVQEIIVVLIVGWAVWTLVKMAIPKKNSKGCSTGSCGCEVDALKGGK
- a CDS encoding SDR family NAD(P)-dependent oxidoreductase; translation: MGKVTLITGASRGIGYALALEMHMRGHHVIALARSEDKLQALKAECNDNRMECAVVDLGQPAQVDQFISALVDRGYTISHMINNAGALVNKPFGEISASELRHVYEVNVFSVFELIQKAMSVFADDIHVVNISSMGGFQGAQKFPGLSAYSSSKAAVASLTECLQEEFGEKGWSFNVLCLGAVQTEMLAEAFPGFKAPVNPSEMSTFIADFTEGAQKFIRGKVLPISSTTP